AATCTCTCTCCTCCTCCTGAACCGAAAATATCGTAACGGTTTCCGGTATCTGGAGCGATGAAATAGCTCATATTTTCTACTAACCCTGCCATTGGGACGTGGATATCTTGGAACATTCTTATGGCACGACTAACATCATCAGAGGCGACGAGTTGAGGGGTGGTGACAAGAACGCCGGCAGTGATAGGGAGCTCTTGTGCCATAGTAAGTTGGATATCACCCGTTCCCGGAGGCATATCAATCACCATAAAATCAAGCTCTCCCCATGCAACATCTTCGAGAAACTGTATGAGTGCCGATACGGCAACCGATGAGCGCCATACAAGCGGTGTATCAGAGGTGGGGGTAGTGAGGGCGACACTCATGATTTTAAGACCATAATTTTCGCTTGGAACGATTTTATTATCATCATTCCAACGGATTTTTTCCAAATCGGTATTGGTGAGGCGGGGAATATTTGGACCATAGACATCGGCATCTAAAATACCGACACGGTACCCTTTTTGTGCAAGAGCAATAGCAAGATTAACACTGACGGTGCTTTTACCGACTCCCCCTTTTCCGCTGGTAACGGCAATAACATTCTTGGCATAAGGGGCACGGTTATTTGGGGTTGCAGTATGCCCGTAGTTGGTATCTTTTGGCGCTTGTGTTTTTTTGGTGACGTTAAGAGATTTAAATTCATGTGTAAAGGCTGTTTCAATTACTGCTTTGACTGCAAGATAGGAGTCATCACTGACGGTCAGGAGTTCAACATGGGCATTTCCATCATTCACTTTAACAGTAGATATGAGCTTGAGTTCACCGAGGGTGCGGTCGAGATTTGGGTATTTAAGAGTCTGAAGAGAATGTTCAAATGTTTTAGCGTTCATATGGATTTCCTCTGCTCTCACGTGCGAGAAGCGATTTGGTACCACTTGCTTTTTGTGCTAGTCGAGAGAGTGGTACACGCGCTGATGGGTATTCAAGACTAAGGCGGTGATAGGCGGTAATACGCTCATCGATAAGGGTATTAAGTGATGCTATAACACTATTGATTGTTCCCATTTTGTCACTTTCGTTGAGAAGCTCTTTTATAAGCATTTCACGTGAATGCATGGAAAGTTCTAACCCATTTTGATCTGCTATGGTGATAAAATCAGCGGCACTGAGGTAGAGCCCTGAGAAAAAAGTATTGAGAAAATGGTTCTCTAGCGAGAGAAATTTACTGGGTGCTTCCTGATGATTTTTTTTCATTGTCGTCCATCCAGATTCGCACGAGCTGCTTTGGTAACATCAATGTCATGATCTTTGAGAAGTATTTCGATAATTTCACTGGGTGCTCCACGATTTTCAGCGAGGCGCATACGAACCATTTTATCGTTATCGTCTGCAAGAATTTTTAAAAGCTTAGGAGAGGTATTGGGATTACCGGAGAGCCCATCGCGAACGATTTTTTCATCGCTGAAAAATTTATCCAATACATCGCTAGGGGTAGAGGGGTTAGTAGCAACTAGTGCACGAACAAGATTAATCGAATCGGTTGCCAAATGACGTAAAACTTCTACCGGAGTATGAGGGTTTTTAGCAACTGCCCAACGTGCCCCCATATCGACAGGATTTTTTGAAATATCAATCAGAAGCTCAACCATCACGGGGCTGTATTCTTTCTCTCTTTCATAGACAGAGGTTCGTAATGAGAGGTTCATTGCGACTTGCCCTACAAGTTGTTTATCATCACGAAATGCATTGTAAATAGAGCGTACATCTTCGATGGGAAGTGTTTTATCCTCAAGTAATTCAATCAGCTTTTGGGTGTCAGATTGCTCAATAGCAGAGGAAATAATGGCAGTACTCATACGAGAACTCCTTGAAATTTGATATAAATGTAATTGTGAGTCTATCAAAAACTGATTAAACAATTGCTTTTAATATTGATAGCTAAGGTTAAGAAAAGTTAATAGATAAATAAGAAAACATAAAAACAGACGTTGCTATTTATAAAACAAAAAATGAGATAATAATGTAACAATTTGTAAACAATATAAGAAATTTGAATGACGATTTAAGAGTTATTAAGAGTGCTCGATCTATAATAAATGCGGTTATTCCGTAAAATAGCTGTTTTAATGATGCAGCACATATTGAGAATATTAATTTTAATAAAAGATGAAGGAGCACGGATGAATAGATTGTTAACAACACTCTGTTTGGCGGCATCATTATCTGCAGCAAATGTATTGGCTGCAGATTATGTAAATAAGGATATCCTTATTTCAGCCGAAGAAGCGATTAAGCTTATCGGGAACCCAAAAGTGATGTTTGTATCGGGTGATAACGAAGATATTTACAAGCTCGGTCACATCAAGGGTTCAGTTGAGATGTATGCACACCATTTGCATCACTCTGATATAGACGGAGAGATGCATTGTGCACCGCTATATCGTTGTATCGATGATGCAGAGGAAGTTATTGGTAAAAAAGGGATTAGCAATGACATGATGGTTATTGCGTATGATGACTTTAAGGGACCAAATGCAACAGGCGTATACTCATTTTTTGACAGTTTCGGTCATAAAAATGTAAAAGTTTTGAATGGTGGACGTGCAGCTATTATGGCGATAGATCCAGCTCAAAAAGAGTATGACGGGCTAAACAAAGATCTTAAAGTGGCGACTAAAGCACTCAAAGATGCAAAAGAGGCATTGAAAAAAGAGGGAGCTGACAAAGCATCTCTCGATGCGACTATCGCAAAAGCACAAGCCGATACAGCAGATTTAAAAGCAAAAATGGCTGATGTTGAAAAACGCCTTTTGGTTGTAAAAGGTGATGAAGTTGACACCCCAAAAATGTACAAAATTGATCCTAAAAAAATCAAATACAGCGTCATTGCTGATAAAAACGAAGTTAAGCACGCTATGGAAGATATCTTGAAAAACGGGAAAAATTCACAATATGTGATTATCGATTCTCGCGGTATTGCTGAGATCATCGGTGAGCGTAAAATGGATAATGTAGCACGTGGAGGACACGTTCCGGGTGCGACATTTATCGAGTGGAGTCAAATTTCGGATGCAGATAAAAAAATGTCCTTTAAATCTGCGGATGAGATTCAAAAGGTATACGACAATTACGGTGTTACTAAAGATAAAACGATATATGCGTATTGTCATGTAGGGGCTGGACGAAGTTCTGAACATATTACAGCACTTCAATTGCTCGGTTACAAAAACGTCAAAGTATTCACAGGAAGCTGGGATGTTTGGGGTAACGACATGAATCTTCCGATTAAACGATAAGGCTCAAATATGACAAAAGTAATGAATAATAATCGCCGTGACTTCCTCAAAGTATCAGGGATGACGGCTGCATTGGTAGCTTCTCAAGGCTCACTTTTTGCAAAAACAAATGTAATGTCTGTTGAAAACGGTAAGGAAAATTACCCGAATACCAACTATACCGAAAATATGTACCGTAATGAATTCTCTTTTATCTACGGCAAAAAAGAGGAACACGGGTTTGCATACCACTGTGTAAACTGTCAAGGTAACTGTGCGTGGGAAGTTTGGTCTAATAACGGTGTTGTTACCCGTGAAAACCAATCGGCTCGCTATCCGGTAATCAATGCTAAAATCCCTGACTTCAACCCGAGAGGATGTAACAAAGGGGTTCAGCACTCACAAGTGATGTACCAAAAAGATCGTATCCTCTATCCTATGCAACGTGTCGGTGAGCGTGGAGAAGGGAAATGGAAACGTATTAGCTGGGATGAAGCGGCAGAAGTGGTATGTCAACAAATCTTTGATTGTTTAACAGACCCTGAACGTGGACCGGATAAATTGATGGTTCACGCGGGAACCGGTCTTTTGACTGAAGGTCGCCGTGGTGCTCCATTACGTTTCTCTACTCAGCTTGGAGCCATCCGTATCTATCCGTCATCATACCTTGGGGATATGTTCTCAGGTGCGGCGATTGCCTACGGTGAAGGTAACGTAGGTTGTACATGGGATTTCATGTATACCGTTGATACTGCGGTAATGTGGGGTGGAAATCCATCGGTTTCTCGTATTCCGGATGCTCACTTCGTATGGGAAGGGAAATATAACGGGGCAAAAATCATCGTTATCACCCCTGAGTTCAATGCAACGGCAAAATCAGCCGATCTTTGGATTCCGATTAAAGCGGGTGCCGATAATATTTTGGCAATGAGTGTTATCCAAGTTATCTTGGAAGAAAAACTTTATAAACCTGAATTTATGAAAACCTTCACCGATCTTCCATTTTTAGTAGATGTTGAAACTCAAAAAATGATTCGCCGTTCTGATATGGAACATGCGGCTAATGAAGAAGATCATCATAAATACGAAGAAGAGTTCTATTGTATGAACAAAGCAACGGGTAAAGTTGCATTGATGCCAGGTTCAGAAGGGTCTAAAATCAAATCGCTTCGTCTTGACGAGCAGGGGATTGAGCCGGAGCTTGAAGGAGTATGGAAAATTACCGATGTGCATGGTGACAAACGTAAGGTAACCACTGTATTTGAAATGCTCAAAAAATCGGCGGCAAAATTTGCACCGGAAGCAACCAAAGAGATCACTGGTGTCCATCCGGATACCGTTCGTACACTTGCACGCGATATTGCTATCCCTAAAGTGGTTGAAATTACTACCGGATTCTCATTAAACAAATACTTCAATGGTGTTATGTCGATTTGGAATATCTCTTCTATTTGTGGTTTAACAGGTCGTATGGGGCCGTACGGCGGTCTTAACACTGAAAATGAGTTTACTCTCTCAGGACTTGGTGTTCTTGGTGGATTCAGTGGTAAATACAATGCCCGTTTCGGTTCTGGATTCGTAGGTGAGTTCGTATTTGGTGATGGGATGAAAACATTCGATCAGTATTTTAGTGACGAGGATGTTAAGCGTGCCCAAAACGGTATGTCTAAAAAAGAGTATATGGCTGTATTATCAGAAATGCTTAAATCGGGTGAAAACGATACAATCAACAAAGCTTCTAAGCATGGTAATGTAAACAAACCATGGTGGCAACCTGATTGTGCTCTCATCGTAGCCGATTCTAAATTCCGTCGTAATAAAGGGTCTGAATATCGTAAAGCATTCTTGAATAAAACGAAATTTTACGGTTATGTCGATTACCGTATGTCTGAAGCAGCGCAATTTGCCGACATTTTATTACCGGCAAAATCACACTACGAAGTGTATGATTTGCGTACTTCTCCGGGTTATCACCGTTTTACGAACCTTGCTCAACCGGTTGCCAACATCAAAAATGTGGGTGAATCGATGGATGAGTGGTCAATGTTTACTTTCCTCGCTAAGAAAATGGAAGAGATTGCAAACCGACCTCAAAATATCGATAAAGCAAAAGTTAAAGATCATCCGAAATACGCAAAACCGGGTTTCCATGATTTGACTATTTTCCATAAAGAGTACACTAACACTGACCCTGAATCCGAAGGAGCTGGTGAAAACTATCTCGGTACTGATAAAATGGCAGTACAAGCGGCATTGGAAAAATGTGAGCAATATGAGCCGTGGACAATGGAAAAAATGTACAAAGTGGGTGGATTCTTACTTATCAATGAAAAAGCGGCAAAATCATCTCCATTGTACTCTGATCGTCCGTACAGCTCTATGGAGTATCACTTGTATAAATTTGAGCGTCTTGAAACGTTGTCAGGTCGTCAAACATTCTATGTTGACCACGATACGTATATCAAAATGGGTGCAGCAACTAACACTGGTATGCAAGGGATTCGTCCACAGTCTAAAGACTATCCGTATGTATTTATGACTCCGCATGCTCGTTGGTCAATCCACTCGAACTATAAAACATCACGTACGTTGCTACGCCTACAACGCGGTGTTCCTGCGGCACAAGTGAATCGTGTCGTTGCAGAAGCCAAAGGGATTAAAGATGGAGATACTATCCGTATTTATAATGCTCTTGGTGAGTTCTATGCAATGGCAAAACTCTCTTCATCTGCACCGGCTGATGGATTAGTTTTAGAGCATGGATGGGAACCGTACATGTATTTGAAAAATAAAGGTCATAATGAAGTTGTTCCTACTGCACTGAACCTTCTTGAAATGGCTGATGGATGGGGTCACTTGAAATTCGGTGGTCTATGGGATGGTAACCAATACGCTTATGATGGTGCCGTGAACTATGAAAAAGCAACTGACGTAAAATATTAAGGGGTTTAGATGTCTAAAAGACAATTAGCAATGGTCATGGACCTGAACAAATGTATCGGGTGCCAAACATGTACTGTGGCATGTAAAACACAGTGGACGAACCGTAATGGTCGTGAATATATGTACTGGAATAACGTTGAAACCTATCCAGGGACAGGTTATCCAAAAAATTGGATGGAGCTTGGCGGTGGATTTGACGCTGCCGGCGATCTTCAACCGGGTGTCATCCCGAATCTCGAAGCAGATTATGGGGTACCTTGGGATTATAACTATGAGTCATTGGTAACCAGCAGTGCAGATCACAGCCACTTCCAACCACATGTATCACCTACATGGGGACCAAACTGGGATGAAGACCAAGGTGCGGGTGCATTCCCACAAGATAACTATTTCTTCTATTTACCACGGATTTGTAACCACTGTACCAATCCGGGTTGTTTGAGTGCATGTCCACGTGACGCAATCTTTAAACGTGAAGAAGACGGTGTTGTTTTGGTTGACTTGGATCGTTGTCAAGGGTACCGCTATTGTATCGCGGGATGTCCTTATAAAAAAATCTATTTCAATCCAAAAATCTCTAAATCAGAGAAATGTATCCTTTGTTTCCCACGTATCGAGCAGGGTCTTCCACCGGCGTGTGCGCAACAATGTGTCGGTCGTATCCGCTTCGTAGGGTTCTTGGATGATGAAGAATCACAAGTGTATAAATTGGTTAACAAATATAAGGTAGCTATCGGACTTCGTTCTGATTATGGTACTCAGCCAAATGTTTATTATGTACCGCCAACCGAATCTCCGGCAAAATTTGATGCTGAAGGTAAAATCATTGAAGGCTCAACGCGTCTTCCAATCGAAGAGTTGGAAAAATTATTTGGTCCTGCAGTTCACGATTCTATCAAAACGCTTAAAGCTGAGATGAAAAAACGTAAAGAGACGGGTGTGAGTGAGCTCATGGATATCTTGATTGCGTATCAACATGCTGATATGTTCCGTTTGGATAACCACTATTACCAAGAGGTAGCAAAAGAGCATAAACGAACACCATTGGCACCAGTAGATACACGCTATATTGCCGGTAAATTTACAAAAGCGGGGGGGCACCACTAATGAACAAGCTTCTTACTTCAATTCTTTCATTAGGTTTTGCCGCTTCTGCGGCATTGGCAGCCAATCCAGCGATTAGTGCTGTGAAAGTAACAGATGATTTAACGAATGTTGATGGCAATTCAGCGGTATGGGCAAAAGCTAAATATACCACTGTCAATCTTTATCCGCAAATGGCTATCGAAATGAACGATAAAAATGCGAATGAAGCAAATGAAAATAACAAAGCTAAAGCAGCATCGGTTGCAGCTTTGTATGATGGTAAAAATATTGCTTTGAGCGTGAAATGGTTGGATAAAACCAAAGACGTACAAGCAGGATATGCAACCACAACCTATGGAGACGGTTTCGCGATTCAATTCGCCGGTATCACCAAAGGTGCTCAACCGCTCCCTTACATCGGAATGGGTTCAACCGGTCGTCCAGTTGTGGTACACCTCCAAAAAGCAAATGAAAAAGTGTATGAGCCAAATGGAAACGGTGATGTTTCTACACAGCTTAATCGTCAACAAACAGGCGTATTTGGAAAAGAGTTGGCGGAGTATGATGCTAAGGTTGCCTCTTTAGCTAATAAAGATTATGAGCGTGTATTTGTCGGTGAAGGATTTCGTTCATTGACAGAGATTAAAGACAAATCTGTGAAATCAAATAGCTCAATGAGTCATGACACTAAGGGATGGTCAGGCACTTTAGTCCGTCCTCTCAAAGATGATTATGTGAACATGAGCGGAACAGTCCCTGTCGCTATTGCCGTATGGGATGGATCTAAAATGGGTCGCAACGGGGTAAAAAATTTATCTTCATGGGTTGCGGTGAATCTTGAAGGGCAGAAACCTAACGCTGCATTGGTTGCAGATTTGACAACTGATGCTAAAGGGGACGCTGCTAATGGTAAAGTAGCTTTAGAGACCAATGGATGTAACGGTTGTCACCAAATGAGTGCGGCTGATCCTAAATCGTTTATGGCACCTTCACTAAAAGATGTCGGTGGTTATTCAACGGCATCATATTTACGCGAGTCAATCTTAAAGCCGTCTGCGGTTGTTGTACCAGGTTATAATCGTAATGCGCACGCTAATACACCATGGTACAATATTGAAAAAGGTAAGCGTATCTCAACTATGACCGATTTTAGTCATTTAGACAAAAAGAGTGTAGATGATATCGTTGCTTATCTTCAAACCTTGAAAGCGGAGGTAGAATAATGAAAAAGATAGCTCTAGTATGTGCTGCGCTCGTTGTAAGTGCATTTGCAAACGAAGGTAAAGAGTTTGAGGGGTTGTTAACCACACCTGCTTGTGCGGCACAAGGTGCATTTAACGATTGTTATTTGGAAAACTACACGTGCGGTTCTGATGGGTGCTTCAAAAAGATTAATGCGGGTGAAACAACTCATCCAAAATTAGCTCTTTTCCAACATGCGACAGGAAAAGTTTATGAAATTGATGTTTCTAAACTCAAAGTTTCTGAGCTGGGTGAAGGGATGAATAAAAATGGTGTTGTTATCGTTGGGGTACTGGATGAAAAAACCAATACTATCGCGGCAACCGAGTTTAAAGCTCCACCTCCACCAAAAAAATCATTTTTTAAAGGGTGTTTATAACACCTAATCTAACCCCCTTCGGGTTAGATATAATCTAGCTTCATAGGCTATTTGAAAGCCACTCTGTGAGACAATCCTGTACTACTTTTTAGGACTAATGAATGAATACTGAATATCGACGCTATATCTATGCTTTTTTATCGCGTGTTATGAGTAATATCCCTGACCGTCGTTTTATCACTGATCTCAAAAACAATGATGATTTACTTGAGGTTATTGGTGAAGAGACCAAAGTGTGGTTTACCCAAAGCAGTGAAGATATCCTCTATGATGAGCTTAATACCGATTTTACGTCGATGTTTTATCTTAATACGCAGCCGATTGAATCATTTGTTTTGGATGCTAAAAATGAAACCCTTGTGGGATTACAAAATCCGGTAATGGCATTTTACTTCACCCATGGGTTTGAACTCAACATGGATCAAACCGAGCTTATGGCACCCGATCATCTCTCGATAGAGTTGGCGTTTATGCAGATGTTGGTATTTCGAGAAGATCGTAGTGCCCAAATAGCATTTATGGATGAACATCTCTTTATGTGGGTCGTCCCTTATATGTTGGGGATGAAAAGTATGGCATCAACACCGTTTTATCGTGATATATGCGATTTCATGGTGGAGTTTTTGTGCGCTGATTATGAGTATTTACACCAAGAGATCATCAATGGGTAATCATAACTTTGTCCAAAAAAGCAACCTTTTTAGTTTTAGTGCCACCCGATGTTTGCGAAATGAGTATTTTCATAACGATTGTCATATCTGTATCGATTTGTGTCCGAAAGGGGCAATTCACCTTGTCCGAAATAAACTAACACTCTTTGATAATGAATGCATCGAATGTGCAGGGTGTATCGGAAGCTGTCCGAGCGAAGCGTATGAGATAGAGAGTTTTGATCCCAATGAGTTTGCAGTATCGTTTCAAGCGCAAAATAATCCGCAGATATCATGTAAAAGTACCACACCGTGTTTGGGTGTGTTTGATGCTGATCATTTGCTGGTTATGGCATTGCGCGGTGAGATGGTTCCGGTTTGTGATATTAGCCATTGTGGGAGTTGCCCGTTAAATGAAAATGGAAAAATGGAAAATACAATTCGTGAACATATACGATTAGCGAATGAGTTTTTGGTACAGATAGCTATTGACAAAAAGATAGATATATTCGAAGAGATAGAGGTAGAAGCCACGCGACGAGCCCTATTTCGCAAAGGGTTTGAAAAAGCGAAAGAGGTGATTGCCGATACACCGAGTGAACCGCAAAAGAGTATGACGGCGTCACATCATGCACTTCCTAATGTTCGTATGCCATTGAAGCGGGTATTGCTTAAAAACAGCCTCAAAGAGTTTGTGGGTTCATTGGAGATTACGAGTTTTAGTGAGAACTCTCCCCTCTTTTTTAACAAACAGATTGATTTTCAAGCATGTACCAATTGTGGTGATTGCACCCAGTTTTGCCCAACCGATGCACTGTTCCCAACATCGGATAAACAGGGAATCTATTTCTCCCAAGGCAAATGTATCGGATGTGGTATTTGTGAGGATATTTGTAAGACAAAGGCAATCACCTCAAAAGAGGGGTTTGATTTGGTAAGCATCGCTTATGAGCGTGCCGAACAGCTGGTACATTACGATATGGTGATGTGTCACGAGTGTCGTTGTCCCTACCCTTATAAGGGGGGAGACCCGATATGCGATCGTTGTGAGGGGTATAAAAAAGAGTTTAGCAATATGTTTACGTTAGCGAAGGATATGTAGCTTTCGTCATACCCGCGTAGGCGGGGATGACAGGATGCTATTTTTTATCCATCGCCTCTTTGGCACTTTTGAGTGCCCCTTCCATCGTTGATTTCGCAACGCTCCATGCCCGTTTCCCCATCGCTTTTGCATCTTTTGCTGATTGTGAGTTAAGGAGAGCCGCACTGCGTTGGGTTACCTCTTGGCGGAGTTTAGAGAGTTTACCTTGGAGCAGTTTTGCTGTTTCTTGGGAGAGTATTGAGAGCTCATCGCTATCAAGACGGATTTCTGTACCGATTGCTGTTAGTTTTTCGATCAATACGGAAGAGTTGTTTTTTGAGAGCCCGTGGACAATTTGTCCAAAGAGGGTGTGAATCTGTTCTAACTCATCCTCGATCATTTGGTACTCTTTATGATATAGGGCTCTAATCTCATCAGGAACGTAGAGGAGATATTGACGGAATTTTTCAATCGATTTATGAAGGGCAGAGCGTATCCCCAAGAGTGTACCGCGTAAAATCGGTTCGGCTTGGTTCGGTGTCGCTTCGGCTACGTTGAGTGCACTTTGAAGGATACTTGAAAAGATTTTACGAATACGCACGGCGTTGAGGACGTTGGCGTTAAGGGTTTGGTAGGTAATCTCTTTGATGATTTCATGGAGGGTCTCTTCAATATCGGAGCTTTTTTCCAATGTGGTAATAATGGCGGATTCTACCATCTCTTCGAGAATATCGAGCAAATCGACCGATTGTATTTTGATTTGATGCAGTTTCTCTAACAGGTTATTATCGTCACTGAATTTTTTCTCTAGGATTTCAAAACATTGGTATTTGAGGTGTTGAAGCTCTTCACTTTTGCGAGAGATTTGACGCTCAATTTTCTCTTTTTGTTCCAAAAGATCTTCGAGTTCGTTGTGGAGGGTTTCTGCTTCATTTTTAACGAGAGTCGTTGTGAGTGTTTTGAGCTCTTCCATCGACAGGGAATTCATGTTGTGTTCACTAAATTGTTGTGCAAAAGTTTCGAGACTCATAGGTATCCTTATAAGACCATTTTGATATGGGGGTGTGCTTTTAATGTTTCGTAAAAATAGGTACGTTCGTCCTCATTATGCACTAAGAGTTCTAAGTTCATGCTGATGTATTTTCCACTGCTGCTAGCATTGGAGTGTTCGAGTGTGTAGTTTCGCTCAACACACACTTCCATTACCGCTATCTCAATACCGGCGCGTTCGGTCGCTACGACTTTGTAGCACCAAGTGCAAGGGTATTCAAGCTCAAGTTTTTGTCCGTTAATTTCGCAAGTAATCGCCACTTTTTCCTCCTGATTTTTTCTCTAATTGAATGGGCCCAATGACCATCGATTTGTCGATTGCTTTGAGCATATCGTAGATGGTGAGTAAGCCTATACTTGTCCCCGTTAATGCTTCCATCTCTACCCCTGTTTGACCGCTAAGCTTGGCGGTGACGCTCAAACGAAATCCCGGCAGTTCAGGGAGTTCATCGATATCACAGTGTACACCACTGAGGTTTAACGGATGGCACATAGGGATCATATCCGATGTTTTTTTCGTCCCCATGATGGCGGCTATAACGGCAGTTTGGAGGACAGGCCCTTTTTTGGCGGTTTGGTTGTTAACCGCATCAAATGCCTCTTGAGACATAGTGATAAGTCCGCTCGCCACGGCAATACGCGAAGTAGTGTTTTTATCGGAGACATCGACCATTTTCGGACGATCACGCTCATCGAGATGGGTTAATTGCATAGGGGCTCTTTATCGTATTTTTATTTAGTATTATAGCGGATAAGTGCTGCTTCGTATTCATGAGGATGGTTAAGATTGGCAAAAGCGGTATCATCTTCAAACGGTAGGTAAAGTGTAGCAGATTGGGATAAAAGTTTACCGAGACGATGATCACCTTCGCGTAACATACGTTCGAACTCTTCTTTTAGAGATCGATGATAGAGACCGCATAGAGGATGTGTACCTGATGAGGTTTTGGCAATAACGGCATCGATTGTCTCATTATCTGCTTCTATAAAGCTTCGGAAGATTGTCTCATCCACAAACGGGGTATCAACACTCAAGACAATGACTCTCTCATCTGAGAGTGTGCTAAAGAGGCTGACAAATCCGGCAGTCGGTGCATACTCCGCACTGGTGGAATCGAGGATAAAGGGGGCATCAAAACTAAATTTATCGGCAGTTTTGGTGGAGATATAGACGTGGGTAAAAAGTTTTGAGAGGCGTTTGTATTGGAACTCGGTGAGCGAAGAGTAGTCTCCGAAAGGGAGGAGTGATTTATCTTCCCCCATGCGGGAACTTTTACCCCCTGCAAAAAGGACACACGGGATAGTAAACATTACTGGGCGAATGTCGCTGAAAGTATTTTATCCATACTCGGTTTTGCACCGCTTTGAAGGTATTGGAGTATGAACGGAGAAAATTTGGAAATCATCGAAGAATCCATTCCCAGAAGTGAAAATTGTGATCCGACATCTCCTGTTGCGAGCATTCCCGCAGGTACGGCAGAGAGGAGAGCGTTTACTTGCGGGACTTGTTTGGTGAGTGTTTTAAAATCAGAGGCTTTCATGTTCCCTTTGGTATCGTTCAAAATCGCTGCTGTTCCCCCGATTGCTTGTGTCGGAGTGACTCCCAAAGAGGTGGTAAGGGTGCTGATCAATGGATTGGTAGCAAGTTTTGTATCGACACTTGGGGCTACAGCGGTTGCAATCGGAGCAACTGTTTGCATGGCAGAACCAAAATCAAAAGCATTGGCATGGGTAAAAGAGCCAAGTAGTAGTAAAGAAGTGACATAAAAAGAGCGCATTAATAATTCCTCGTATAGTGGTATAAAGTATAGCCAATCCAAAATATGATGTTGATTAGATTTTGAAATCAGCTATCAATAATAAGTATTATAGATAATGAATGTACTTGAATTGTAATAGCGCTCATATTCTAGGTAAAATGATAGATATTTAAACAGAATTTTGGAATCAATAAAGAAGAAGATAGGGATTAGTGTTATGAAATGGGAAGATTTAAAGCGCAGTAGTAATGTCGAAGATTTACGCTATCGAGGCTCAGGGGGACGGATGAACCTCGGCAGTGGAAGAGGGGCAAATCTGCTCATTCCAATTATCCGATTTTT
The sequence above is drawn from the Sulfuricurvum sp. genome and encodes:
- a CDS encoding DUF6781 family protein, producing MSLETFAQQFSEHNMNSLSMEELKTLTTTLVKNEAETLHNELEDLLEQKEKIERQISRKSEELQHLKYQCFEILEKKFSDDNNLLEKLHQIKIQSVDLLDILEEMVESAIITTLEKSSDIEETLHEIIKEITYQTLNANVLNAVRIRKIFSSILQSALNVAEATPNQAEPILRGTLLGIRSALHKSIEKFRQYLLYVPDEIRALYHKEYQMIEDELEQIHTLFGQIVHGLSKNNSSVLIEKLTAIGTEIRLDSDELSILSQETAKLLQGKLSKLRQEVTQRSAALLNSQSAKDAKAMGKRAWSVAKSTMEGALKSAKEAMDKK
- the moaC gene encoding cyclic pyranopterin monophosphate synthase MoaC, whose protein sequence is MQLTHLDERDRPKMVDVSDKNTTSRIAVASGLITMSQEAFDAVNNQTAKKGPVLQTAVIAAIMGTKKTSDMIPMCHPLNLSGVHCDIDELPELPGFRLSVTAKLSGQTGVEMEALTGTSIGLLTIYDMLKAIDKSMVIGPIQLEKKSGGKSGDYLRN
- a CDS encoding DUF493 domain-containing protein: MAITCEINGQKLELEYPCTWCYKVVATERAGIEIAVMEVCVERNYTLEHSNASSSGKYISMNLELLVHNEDERTYFYETLKAHPHIKMVL
- a CDS encoding ethylbenzene dehydrogenase-related protein, with amino-acid sequence MNKLLTSILSLGFAASAALAANPAISAVKVTDDLTNVDGNSAVWAKAKYTTVNLYPQMAIEMNDKNANEANENNKAKAASVAALYDGKNIALSVKWLDKTKDVQAGYATTTYGDGFAIQFAGITKGAQPLPYIGMGSTGRPVVVHLQKANEKVYEPNGNGDVSTQLNRQQTGVFGKELAEYDAKVASLANKDYERVFVGEGFRSLTEIKDKSVKSNSSMSHDTKGWSGTLVRPLKDDYVNMSGTVPVAIAVWDGSKMGRNGVKNLSSWVAVNLEGQKPNAALVADLTTDAKGDAANGKVALETNGCNGCHQMSAADPKSFMAPSLKDVGGYSTASYLRESILKPSAVVVPGYNRNAHANTPWYNIEKGKRISTMTDFSHLDKKSVDDIVAYLQTLKAEVE
- a CDS encoding molecular chaperone TorD family protein, coding for MNTEYRRYIYAFLSRVMSNIPDRRFITDLKNNDDLLEVIGEETKVWFTQSSEDILYDELNTDFTSMFYLNTQPIESFVLDAKNETLVGLQNPVMAFYFTHGFELNMDQTELMAPDHLSIELAFMQMLVFREDRSAQIAFMDEHLFMWVVPYMLGMKSMASTPFYRDICDFMVEFLCADYEYLHQEIING
- the mobA gene encoding molybdenum cofactor guanylyltransferase MobA, which translates into the protein MFTIPCVLFAGGKSSRMGEDKSLLPFGDYSSLTEFQYKRLSKLFTHVYISTKTADKFSFDAPFILDSTSAEYAPTAGFVSLFSTLSDERVIVLSVDTPFVDETIFRSFIEADNETIDAVIAKTSSGTHPLCGLYHRSLKEEFERMLREGDHRLGKLLSQSATLYLPFEDDTAFANLNHPHEYEAALIRYNTK
- a CDS encoding 4Fe-4S dicluster domain-containing protein, producing MGNHNFVQKSNLFSFSATRCLRNEYFHNDCHICIDLCPKGAIHLVRNKLTLFDNECIECAGCIGSCPSEAYEIESFDPNEFAVSFQAQNNPQISCKSTTPCLGVFDADHLLVMALRGEMVPVCDISHCGSCPLNENGKMENTIREHIRLANEFLVQIAIDKKIDIFEEIEVEATRRALFRKGFEKAKEVIADTPSEPQKSMTASHHALPNVRMPLKRVLLKNSLKEFVGSLEITSFSENSPLFFNKQIDFQACTNCGDCTQFCPTDALFPTSDKQGIYFSQGKCIGCGICEDICKTKAITSKEGFDLVSIAYERAEQLVHYDMVMCHECRCPYPYKGGDPICDRCEGYKKEFSNMFTLAKDM